The following proteins come from a genomic window of Lycium ferocissimum isolate CSIRO_LF1 chromosome 4, AGI_CSIRO_Lferr_CH_V1, whole genome shotgun sequence:
- the LOC132052757 gene encoding uncharacterized protein LOC132052757 encodes MAMTMTTAMAASPSRQLFIKSQHSIISTVPKNVLSSHVAIYPATTITNQGLSNHCIFSQRSLRYLVKPICAAGSSFEADIADDESLITVKNAKISVESQDADKIRVRVDVTEEDTKIVFEKVLANLAKSAPPVPGFRRAKGGKTSKVPRDFMLQILGEERVTKFVIREIVTSTLADYVKKENLTVKDNKISTTQSADELKSSFVPGNEFGFNATLELEKSEIEATTINP; translated from the coding sequence ATGGCAATGACGATGACCACTGCAATGGCGGCATCACCCTCCCGCCAGCTGTTTATCAAATCTCAACATAGTATCATCAGCACTGTTCCCAAGAACGTGTTGTCCAGCCACGTGGCCATTTACCCTGCAACAACAATTACTAATCAGGGATTATCAAACCACTGTATATTCTCGCAAAGAAGCCTAAGATATTTGGTCAAACCAATATGTGCAGCTGGTTCAAGTTTCGAGGCAGATATTGCTGATGATGAGTCTTTAATAACCgttaaaaatgcaaaaatatcAGTTGAATCCCAAGATGCTGACAAGATACGAGTAAGAGTAGATGTAACAGAGGAAGACACGAAAATAGTTTTCGAAAAAGTTTTGGCGAATTTAGCAAAATCAGCGCCACCTGTACCAGGATTCCGTAGGGCAAAAGGAGGGAAAACATCAAAGGTTCCTAGGGATTTTATGTTGCAGATACTTGGTGAAGAACGAGTTACGAAATTTGTAATACGAGAAATTGTTACTTCAACACTTGCTGATTATGTGAAGAAGGAGAATTTAACAGTGAAGGATAACAAGATTAGTACTACTCAAAGTGCAGATGAACTAAAATCATCGTTTGTTCCGGGAAATGAATTCGGATTCAATGCTACATTAGAGCTTGAAAAATCAGAAATTGAAGCCACCACTATAAACCCATAG
- the LOC132052758 gene encoding uncharacterized protein LOC132052758, producing the protein MWSNISFRDGNWLAIITKHGEAMWLKVKGQLQEIVAQQQSEENEHLMSADEVLNTVLGDRIGYVCGKGTERSLQKRVVAVESMHQEMQAEMERKLQEKRE; encoded by the exons ATGTGGAGCAACATCTCGTTCAGAGATGGTAATTGGCTGGCAATAATTACAAAACATGGAGAAGCGATGTGGTTGAAGGTTAAG GGCCAGCTCCAGGAAATTGTGGCTCAACAACAATCTGAAGAAAATGAGCATCTAATGAGTGCAGATGAGGTTTTAAACACTGTACTTGGTGATCGAATTGGCTATGTTTGTGGAAAGGGTACGGAAAGAAGCCTGCAGAAAAGAGTTGTTGCGGTAGAAAGTATGCACCAAGAGATGCAAGcggaaatggaaagaaaattgCAAGAAAAACGTGAATAA